A portion of the Acidisarcina polymorpha genome contains these proteins:
- a CDS encoding PRTRC system protein B, translating into MEVHLSIGQTHRFELHEALLIYKSGQKSFITQHSVLRHDGASPTLGPAQPLTMNFVDSLLRSLRRNCDLEVLPEHVLGTGDQTLVWWTPRRERQMFYRNTEDKATELNGKTFPQPPLVWRVSGGTLAVRALRENRRPAAITKLAFAPFWNVSHSGQVCLGSMRCPESATVAAIIDWEEGFYESAFTHGNVARLTKHAGGFAAMWNELAGKRKPFPTKCLIELPETLAQFVRGK; encoded by the coding sequence ATGGAAGTACACCTCTCGATCGGTCAGACTCATCGATTCGAACTGCATGAGGCACTACTGATCTACAAAAGCGGTCAGAAGAGCTTCATCACCCAACATAGCGTCCTGCGACATGATGGGGCATCTCCCACGCTAGGGCCTGCACAACCGCTCACCATGAACTTCGTCGATTCGCTGCTCCGGTCCCTCAGGCGGAATTGCGACTTAGAGGTTCTGCCGGAGCATGTCCTTGGAACGGGAGATCAAACGCTCGTCTGGTGGACTCCGCGGCGCGAGCGCCAGATGTTCTATAGGAATACGGAGGACAAGGCCACCGAACTGAACGGGAAGACATTTCCCCAGCCGCCTCTCGTCTGGCGGGTATCAGGTGGGACACTGGCGGTTCGCGCCCTCAGGGAGAACAGGCGGCCGGCCGCAATCACCAAGCTTGCATTCGCTCCCTTCTGGAACGTTTCGCATAGCGGGCAGGTTTGTCTTGGATCAATGCGTTGTCCGGAGTCTGCTACTGTGGCTGCCATTATCGATTGGGAGGAAGGCTTCTACGAAAGCGCATTCACCCATGGCAACGTAGCCCGGCTCACGAAACATGCCGGGGGCTTCGCGGCCATGTGGAACGAACTTGCCGGAAAGCGTAAACCATTCCCAACGAAGTGCCTGATTGAGTTGCCGGAGACATTGGCGCAGTTCGTCCGCGGCAAGTGA
- a CDS encoding Fic/DOC family protein, producing MELLVLDPFGDYETAGYLRNHYQEKDLNLIGHLETAAFEQEIVHVVRSLRKAPSITYEHVTTTHQNLFQSVYPWAGQDRSTTAPTIAIVKAGYKTLFAHPADVQRAAEHALHLGQDRNYLRGHPGEVFGYLAHAHPFLEGNGRTILTIFAELSRRAGFHIQWEAMDKTEFLETLTRELLQPGKATMDQFVLPFLQEGVLSVESTASRLRVNFKGPPSAS from the coding sequence ATGGAACTTCTCGTCCTCGATCCGTTTGGGGACTACGAGACTGCGGGTTACCTACGCAACCACTATCAGGAAAAGGACCTCAATCTCATTGGCCATCTTGAGACGGCGGCTTTCGAACAGGAGATCGTGCACGTCGTTCGATCTCTTCGCAAGGCTCCATCGATCACTTACGAACACGTCACAACAACACACCAAAATTTGTTTCAATCGGTCTATCCCTGGGCAGGTCAGGATCGTTCTACCACGGCGCCCACAATCGCGATCGTCAAGGCTGGGTACAAGACACTATTTGCTCATCCAGCCGACGTGCAGCGGGCCGCAGAACACGCTCTCCATCTGGGACAAGATAGGAACTACCTGCGCGGCCATCCGGGGGAAGTGTTTGGCTATCTTGCCCATGCTCATCCTTTTCTTGAAGGCAATGGCAGAACCATCCTCACCATCTTTGCTGAGCTGTCCCGGCGGGCGGGCTTTCACATCCAGTGGGAAGCGATGGACAAGACGGAATTTCTGGAAACCCTCACGAGAGAGTTGTTGCAGCCGGGCAAGGCCACCATGGACCAGTTTGTGTTGCCCTTTCTGCAAGAGGGTGTTCTCTCTGTTGAGAGCACAGCCTCGCGACTCCGAGTGAACTTCAAAGGTCCGCCTTCGGCCTCGTAA
- a CDS encoding PRTRC system ThiF family protein translates to MRVAHQIPPDLLGKRPIRILVVGAGGTGSSIVMGLPYLDQAMRAWGHSFGLNVSLMDADTVSPTNCVRQPFSVSDVGQNKATILINRINLFWGTRWSAVPNHFHERSLDRAHDRPFDVVIGCVDSRAGRRAIDAAFHRGLSRCCYWLDLGNNAASGQYVLGQPLNQRNRRKAERLRTVSELYPEIVDVEAGESPLPSCSAVEALDRQEPFVNQTLASSALAMLAQLFRYGSLTYHGGFFNARTGQMSSLPIDPDMWKRGRRRRPTSRPT, encoded by the coding sequence ATGCGTGTTGCACACCAGATTCCGCCCGATCTGCTTGGTAAGCGTCCTATCCGCATTCTCGTGGTGGGCGCTGGGGGCACTGGCAGTTCCATCGTCATGGGACTGCCCTATCTTGATCAGGCAATGCGTGCCTGGGGACATTCCTTCGGTTTGAACGTGAGCCTGATGGACGCCGATACAGTTTCACCTACCAACTGCGTCAGGCAGCCCTTCTCGGTCTCCGACGTCGGACAAAACAAAGCAACCATATTGATCAACCGAATCAATCTCTTTTGGGGAACGCGCTGGTCGGCTGTCCCCAACCACTTCCATGAGCGTTCCCTGGATCGCGCTCACGATCGGCCGTTCGATGTGGTAATCGGCTGCGTTGACTCCAGGGCCGGCAGGAGGGCAATCGATGCTGCATTCCACCGAGGTCTGAGCCGGTGCTGCTATTGGCTCGATCTCGGTAACAATGCGGCGAGCGGACAGTATGTGTTGGGACAGCCGCTCAATCAGCGCAATCGAAGAAAGGCAGAGCGACTGCGCACCGTAAGTGAGCTCTATCCCGAGATCGTGGACGTCGAAGCCGGAGAGAGTCCCTTGCCCAGTTGCTCCGCTGTCGAAGCCCTTGATCGCCAAGAACCCTTCGTCAATCAAACACTCGCTTCGAGTGCGCTCGCGATGCTCGCCCAACTGTTCCGATATGGTTCGCTGACGTATCACGGCGGATTCTTCAACGCCCGTACCGGGCAGATGAGCTCACTTCCAATCGATCCCGACATGTGGAAGCGTGGGCGGAGACGAAGACCTACCTCGCGTCCTACCTAA
- a CDS encoding PRTRC system protein E: MFRELAPYLRHRAVLLTVTHLEHDQIRVNVVPKKLKDGENEALTTPLSVTGTAEELDTELPQTLTDYVAAHLQLNNTLASAKAQMDAAAKTAQEEARAKSKNNSNPGKKDCPAISGMPSAEELGPVATPKPAPSRSPSLFDLSPALMPAPVPETSKAVRTAGAEDEDEILSEIDSQREHTDDLDAAA, translated from the coding sequence ATGTTCCGTGAACTTGCTCCCTATCTGCGCCATCGTGCTGTGCTGCTCACTGTGACCCATCTCGAACACGATCAGATACGCGTCAACGTGGTCCCGAAGAAGCTGAAGGACGGAGAGAATGAAGCGCTCACAACACCTCTGAGCGTGACCGGGACCGCCGAGGAACTCGATACCGAGTTGCCCCAAACGCTGACCGATTATGTGGCCGCACACCTGCAGTTGAACAATACCCTCGCGAGCGCAAAGGCGCAGATGGACGCGGCGGCAAAGACTGCCCAGGAAGAGGCACGCGCGAAATCGAAGAACAACTCCAATCCCGGCAAGAAGGATTGTCCCGCGATTAGCGGAATGCCGTCTGCCGAAGAGTTGGGGCCCGTCGCGACTCCGAAGCCTGCGCCCTCGCGCAGCCCAAGCCTGTTCGATCTCTCGCCTGCGTTGATGCCAGCGCCCGTTCCCGAAACAAGCAAGGCCGTCCGTACCGCTGGCGCGGAAGACGAGGACGAAATCCTCAGCGAGATCGACTCGCAAAGAGAGCATACCGACGATCTTGACGCGGCAGCTTGA
- a CDS encoding DUF488 family protein, whose protein sequence is MINRQRALIRLISNEGGCITKLRLVKLSFLLQATAQKLPRPSLYEFVPYHHGPYSFTLTHELRAVERDGWIRISDSEVNLLRNADAETSKLGLGVAKEIDRLSRRYQNVTTSKLVSSVYSEYPWYTAKAKNPSLRRTEVPIAQPTIFTVGYEGLMLDGLLDLLLRNGVKRLIDVRRNPVARRFGFHKSTMQRHCDDVGIAYNHVPELGVPSEQRTDLDDAKSYDRLFDYYEKAILPAQQAALKSVSSMIQQEPSALMCMEALVACCHRGRLAAAVAKMTNLKVKELRIS, encoded by the coding sequence ATGATCAATCGTCAACGCGCCTTGATTCGCCTTATCAGCAATGAGGGAGGCTGCATCACGAAGCTCAGGCTCGTTAAGCTGTCGTTTCTGCTGCAAGCAACAGCGCAGAAGCTTCCCCGGCCCAGCCTCTACGAATTTGTTCCGTATCATCACGGCCCCTACTCGTTCACACTTACGCACGAGCTTCGAGCGGTCGAACGGGACGGTTGGATCCGGATTTCCGATAGTGAGGTGAACTTGCTCCGGAATGCAGATGCTGAGACTTCTAAATTGGGATTAGGCGTCGCTAAGGAGATTGATCGATTATCGCGTCGTTATCAGAATGTTACGACCTCAAAGCTGGTATCGAGCGTCTACAGTGAGTACCCTTGGTACACGGCTAAAGCCAAAAATCCATCCCTTAGACGGACCGAGGTTCCGATCGCGCAGCCTACGATCTTCACTGTCGGATATGAGGGACTCATGCTGGACGGTTTACTCGATCTACTCCTCCGCAACGGGGTGAAACGATTGATAGACGTTCGGCGCAACCCGGTGGCACGTCGATTTGGCTTCCATAAGAGCACGATGCAACGTCACTGCGATGATGTGGGGATTGCTTACAACCACGTCCCTGAACTCGGAGTGCCGTCAGAGCAGCGGACGGATCTCGACGATGCAAAATCCTACGACCGGCTGTTCGATTACTACGAGAAGGCGATCTTACCCGCACAGCAAGCGGCACTCAAGTCAGTTTCGTCGATGATTCAGCAAGAGCCCTCGGCGCTGATGTGTATGGAAGCGCTCGTTGCCTGCTGCCATCGCGGCAGGCTTGCGGCAGCGGTTGCGAAGATGACGAATCTCAAGGTCAAGGAGCTGCGAATTTCGTGA
- a CDS encoding siphovirus Gp157 family protein, with protein MTALPDKLSILEIDTELEEIIEEVEALNVANEEVPAQLMERFEAFCRAYEQKADKIGHFVRMMEFREQCCRQEAARLLDRARAAEGSLKRTKSMVMYLLMKRGLPRLEGHQYTFRIQANSQDSVRITDESLVPLACQRIHLNVDGTMWETVLSFLPEELAFAFVRAIEGKVPDTTAIRAAVSRNEEVPGVEVKRGYHLRVA; from the coding sequence ATGACAGCTTTACCAGACAAGCTTTCAATTCTCGAGATCGACACTGAACTAGAGGAAATTATTGAGGAAGTTGAAGCGCTCAATGTGGCCAACGAGGAAGTTCCGGCACAACTAATGGAACGCTTTGAGGCGTTCTGCCGCGCTTATGAACAAAAGGCTGACAAAATAGGCCACTTCGTTCGCATGATGGAGTTCAGAGAGCAGTGCTGTCGACAGGAAGCCGCCCGGCTTTTGGACCGTGCACGCGCTGCCGAGGGCAGCCTGAAACGGACCAAATCTATGGTGATGTACCTGCTCATGAAACGCGGCCTGCCCAGGCTTGAGGGGCATCAGTACACATTCCGAATTCAGGCTAATTCTCAGGACTCTGTAAGAATTACCGACGAGTCCTTGGTCCCTCTCGCCTGCCAGCGCATTCATCTCAACGTCGACGGCACGATGTGGGAAACGGTTCTTTCATTCCTGCCAGAGGAATTGGCGTTCGCGTTCGTGAGGGCGATCGAAGGAAAGGTCCCCGACACCACCGCAATCAGAGCGGCTGTTTCGAGGAACGAAGAGGTTCCAGGAGTAGAGGTCAAGCGTGGATACCATCTACGGGTCGCCTGA
- a CDS encoding FAD binding domain-containing protein: protein MGFHHGTEPPVRVKLRETIERPSAVVDVTGLSCAITEREDGSILIGAAAKNTVVAEHQSIRTRYPLLARAILAGASGQIRNMATVAGNILQRTLYTYFYDVPPIDLIGTDIPDPHAPMGAHGVGDIGITGVGAAVANAVYNATAKVCETCRSPSIKRSKNRNGLTNYCAVAVNLATRDMHQNMPQRA, encoded by the coding sequence ATGGGATTTCACCACGGAACAGAGCCTCCGGTACGCGTGAAGCTGCGCGAGACCATCGAGCGTCCATCGGCGGTGGTGGATGTCACGGGCCTCTCGTGCGCTATCACTGAGCGTGAAGACGGCAGCATCCTGATCGGTGCCGCTGCAAAAAATACCGTCGTGGCCGAGCACCAATCGATCCGGACTCGTTACCCGCTGCTGGCTCGGGCCATTCTCGCTGGTGCCTCAGGGCAGATCCGCAATATGGCGACAGTCGCCGGAAACATTTTGCAACGGACACTCTACACCTACTTCTACGATGTTCCTCCCATCGATTTGATTGGGACCGACATCCCTGATCCTCACGCGCCCATGGGTGCTCATGGAGTCGGAGATATCGGCATCACGGGCGTGGGTGCGGCAGTTGCAAACGCCGTGTACAACGCCACGGCAAAAGTGTGCGAGACCTGCCGATCACCTTCGATAAAACGCTCTAAAAATCGGAACGGCTTAACAAACTATTGTGCTGTGGCCGTGAACCTTGCGACACGCGACATGCACCAAAACATGCCACAAAGAGCATGA
- a CDS encoding winged helix-turn-helix transcriptional regulator: protein MRPLLSSCPAERTLNLLQGRWKIFILHHLFAGEARHSELRRSVESSAGPVSQKMLTQELRTLERDGLLFRSVTPGKVPNVRYGLTNIGLELRPILESMVRWGYDYELNRTCSVTQPTCLLGDEMLKASRE from the coding sequence ATGCGCCCTCTACTTTCCTCTTGTCCCGCCGAAAGAACTTTAAATCTACTCCAAGGTAGATGGAAAATTTTTATTTTGCATCATCTCTTTGCAGGCGAAGCGCGCCACTCTGAGTTGCGACGGTCTGTGGAGAGCAGCGCCGGTCCAGTCAGTCAGAAGATGCTGACGCAAGAACTGCGCACTCTTGAGCGTGACGGCCTTCTCTTCCGCTCTGTCACGCCGGGCAAGGTGCCAAACGTTCGCTACGGACTAACCAACATCGGGCTCGAGCTGCGTCCTATTCTCGAAAGTATGGTGCGCTGGGGGTACGACTATGAACTCAACAGAACATGCTCGGTCACTCAGCCCACCTGTCTTTTGGGTGACGAAATGCTAAAGGCATCAAGGGAGTAG
- a CDS encoding nuclear transport factor 2 family protein: MHLSKAERTAAITRSIASGERLPIASFDSRKYIQHNVHIGDGLEPILAFMDALPPERTRANVVRLFEDGDYSIVHADYELGDWGPMVGFEVHRWENDRIVEHWDNLCSTPPETNSSGHTMTDGETELSELDRTEQNRVLVQHFTSEVLIDRKLDGLSRFFHEGKLIQHSPHYGDGIHALLHRLSCRRDEGELRYERVHRILGQGNMVLAMSEGTLDYKPTALYDLYRLSAGFISEHWEIFQEIPPFSEWQNENGKF, from the coding sequence TTGCACCTAAGTAAAGCAGAGCGCACGGCCGCCATTACGCGAAGCATTGCGAGCGGCGAACGCTTACCGATTGCGAGCTTCGATTCTCGAAAGTACATCCAGCACAATGTGCACATCGGCGACGGTTTGGAGCCGATACTTGCCTTCATGGACGCGCTTCCCCCAGAACGGACACGGGCTAATGTTGTGCGTTTGTTTGAAGATGGCGATTACAGCATCGTGCATGCAGACTACGAGCTCGGTGACTGGGGACCCATGGTCGGCTTTGAAGTGCATCGCTGGGAAAACGACCGCATCGTTGAACATTGGGACAATCTTTGCTCGACGCCGCCGGAGACCAATAGCAGCGGCCACACCATGACTGACGGCGAGACGGAGCTATCCGAGTTGGATCGAACAGAGCAAAACCGCGTCCTGGTGCAACACTTCACCTCCGAAGTGTTGATCGACAGGAAGCTTGATGGACTCAGCAGGTTCTTCCACGAAGGTAAATTGATTCAACACAGCCCGCACTATGGCGATGGCATACATGCTCTGCTGCACCGTCTAAGCTGTCGGAGAGATGAAGGAGAACTACGGTACGAACGCGTCCACAGAATTCTTGGACAAGGCAACATGGTCCTTGCCATGAGTGAAGGCACGCTTGACTACAAGCCAACCGCACTCTACGACCTATATCGATTGAGCGCTGGGTTCATCTCGGAGCACTGGGAAATTTTTCAGGAAATCCCACCGTTCTCTGAGTGGCAGAACGAAAACGGGAAATTTTGA
- a CDS encoding dienelactone hydrolase family protein, producing MPNENVKFFNPAAGPLQEETVIVTSVDGLAVGDVDIPAQDRTISAYFARPAGQPDPPLLLLLCEAFGVHEHIRDVVRRFAKEGYFAVAPDLMVRQGNPESFNDISVLVQDLLLKIPDDQVMTDLDSTVQWAEEQGANILQASVTGFCWGGRWTWLYASHRKLNAAVAWYGILDGRRSDIFRGVLDRYPKHPIDLIGSLQTPVLGLYGGSDDAISLATIKDMQAALQEGSEAAKRSEIQIYLEAGHAFVADYRSSYRKTAALDGWNRCLAWLRELRSL from the coding sequence ATGCCGAACGAGAATGTTAAGTTCTTTAACCCGGCGGCTGGACCGTTGCAGGAAGAGACGGTGATCGTCACCTCTGTAGATGGTTTGGCCGTGGGTGATGTTGATATTCCCGCGCAGGATCGCACTATCTCCGCATACTTCGCACGGCCTGCAGGCCAACCGGATCCGCCCTTGCTGCTGCTTCTATGCGAAGCGTTCGGTGTGCATGAGCACATTCGCGACGTCGTCCGGCGTTTTGCGAAGGAAGGCTATTTCGCTGTTGCTCCCGACTTGATGGTTCGTCAGGGCAATCCCGAAAGTTTTAACGATATTTCGGTGCTTGTACAGGATCTGCTCCTGAAGATACCGGACGATCAGGTGATGACAGACCTTGACTCTACCGTGCAATGGGCTGAAGAACAGGGTGCGAATATTTTGCAGGCCAGCGTTACCGGTTTTTGTTGGGGAGGCAGATGGACTTGGCTCTATGCCTCTCATCGCAAGCTCAACGCGGCGGTTGCATGGTACGGCATACTGGATGGCAGGCGAAGCGATATATTTCGCGGCGTCCTTGATCGCTATCCCAAGCATCCGATCGACCTGATCGGCAGCTTGCAGACGCCGGTACTCGGCCTGTATGGCGGCAGTGACGACGCGATCTCACTGGCAACGATCAAGGACATGCAGGCTGCTCTCCAAGAAGGTAGCGAAGCGGCAAAGCGCTCCGAAATACAGATCTACCTGGAAGCGGGCCACGCCTTTGTCGCGGATTATCGTTCCAGCTACCGCAAGACCGCTGCTCTGGATGGCTGGAATCGCTGTCTGGCATGGCTGCGGGAACTTCGGAGTTTATAG
- a CDS encoding SDR family NAD(P)-dependent oxidoreductase, producing the protein MRWYSRPLKLDVTDAERVPQAVREAFEHFGRLDVLVNNAGYSLIATAEETTDEQVQSLFNANYFGVVRVLRAVLPLMRQQRSGHILGVTSSLGVVPAPLIGFYSATKALHETLAKEVAQFGIKVTMIEPGAYATEFGKSATRADAMGVYDTFRNEFMAGLMWSSTTDRLVRTDTQRNSSWPGARGSIEGRINCRRLVFSTELILAVTRRTIHSRYRFFRGN; encoded by the coding sequence ATTCGGTGGTACTCCCGGCCGCTGAAGCTGGATGTAACGGATGCTGAGCGTGTTCCGCAGGCGGTGCGCGAGGCATTCGAACACTTCGGGCGCCTGGATGTCCTGGTAAACAACGCCGGGTACAGTCTGATCGCAACAGCGGAAGAGACGACGGATGAGCAAGTCCAATCTCTTTTCAACGCCAACTATTTCGGCGTCGTGCGAGTCCTCCGTGCGGTTTTGCCCCTGATGCGGCAACAAAGAAGCGGGCACATTCTGGGAGTCACCAGCAGCCTTGGCGTAGTACCAGCGCCTTTGATCGGGTTCTACTCTGCCACCAAAGCGTTGCACGAGACCCTTGCCAAAGAGGTTGCGCAGTTCGGGATCAAGGTCACGATGATCGAGCCGGGTGCTTACGCGACAGAGTTTGGAAAAAGTGCCACGCGTGCGGATGCCATGGGAGTGTACGACACATTCCGTAACGAGTTTATGGCGGGCCTGATGTGGTCCTCAACGACCGACCGACTTGTAAGGACAGACACGCAGCGAAACTCATCCTGGCCAGGAGCACGCGGCTCCATCGAGGGCCGAATAAATTGCCGCAGACTTGTCTTCTCGACCGAACTAATCCTTGCAGTCACGCGGCGGACCATACATTCTCGGTACCGATTCTTTCGAGGCAACTAA
- a CDS encoding alpha/beta hydrolase — MFIRLLFVFNLILIGTTIRSTLIAQSPAPPCKSTVTGTLEVVPLVSKVYGDKRFLRVWLPAGYSEQQSATKRYPVLYLFDGQDLFDRCTTRPGEEEWHVDEIMTGLVDQKAVQPLIVVGIDNSGPGHREEEYSRYSAMADAPQKLSAFMNAEVVSLIDRRFRTISDRTHRGVGGASLGSLAALTLLLDLPDTFGLGLLESTSLQNGNGRALQETSLIVQGPLRVSIGVGTTEVPPSEAADHGFPYFDDAFVAMNRTLAENMKKSLMNHPEVQLTVQQGGQHQDRYWSERFGPAMRFLFPPSALASR, encoded by the coding sequence ATGTTCATTCGTTTGCTCTTCGTTTTCAACCTGATATTAATCGGAACGACAATTAGATCGACGCTGATCGCGCAAAGTCCTGCCCCACCCTGTAAGAGCACGGTCACGGGAACACTTGAAGTAGTCCCACTTGTGAGCAAGGTGTATGGGGACAAACGCTTCCTCCGCGTTTGGCTGCCAGCCGGCTACTCGGAGCAGCAATCAGCGACGAAGCGTTATCCTGTGCTCTATCTTTTCGACGGACAAGACCTGTTTGATCGCTGCACGACGCGTCCCGGCGAGGAGGAGTGGCACGTCGATGAAATCATGACCGGCCTGGTCGACCAAAAAGCCGTGCAACCGTTGATTGTGGTCGGAATCGATAATTCCGGTCCCGGTCACCGCGAGGAGGAGTACTCCCGTTATAGCGCTATGGCGGATGCCCCGCAGAAGCTCTCCGCGTTCATGAACGCCGAGGTTGTTTCACTCATCGATCGACGTTTTCGAACCATCAGTGACAGAACTCACCGAGGAGTAGGCGGAGCATCGTTAGGGTCGCTCGCGGCGTTGACGCTTCTACTCGACCTGCCGGATACTTTCGGCCTAGGTCTCCTTGAGAGTACCTCGTTGCAGAACGGGAACGGCAGAGCGCTGCAGGAGACCTCATTGATCGTGCAGGGGCCGTTGCGTGTCTCCATCGGAGTGGGCACGACGGAGGTGCCACCGTCGGAGGCTGCGGACCATGGGTTTCCATATTTCGACGACGCCTTCGTCGCGATGAATCGAACGCTTGCTGAGAACATGAAGAAGAGCCTGATGAACCATCCAGAGGTACAGTTGACCGTTCAGCAGGGTGGGCAGCATCAGGATCGATATTGGAGCGAGCGTTTCGGACCCGCTATGCGGTTCCTATTTCCTCCCAGCGCACTAGCCAGCAGATAG
- a CDS encoding amidohydrolase family protein, whose protein sequence is MAGSAQRTRGTGKQCAQPIRAVLQSATIIAARAAGQERDMGSIEPGKLANMVVLDRDPTLSLSNLRSIMFTVKRGRIFERSAFVPLRDGDITDR, encoded by the coding sequence ATGGCCGGATCTGCTCAACGAACTCGCGGAACTGGCAAGCAATGCGCGCAGCCCATCAGGGCTGTGCTGCAGTCAGCGACCATAATAGCCGCGCGAGCCGCAGGCCAGGAACGTGACATGGGCAGCATCGAGCCCGGCAAGCTGGCGAATATGGTTGTACTTGATCGCGATCCGACACTAAGTCTCAGTAATCTTCGGAGCATTATGTTCACGGTGAAACGTGGACGTATCTTCGAACGTAGCGCCTTTGTACCTCTGCGTGACGGCGACATTACAGATCGTTGA
- a CDS encoding TetR/AcrR family transcriptional regulator encodes MTKKQAAAEALKPRKTPLQQRSAETVAVVLEAAARILEQRGFDGFNTNAIAECAGVSIGSLYQYFRSKDALLSGLIEREVAPLLAVGEGLEQHSTFRAALKSYIGASIRHQMKRPKLARLIDVAEKREAFKSQVSGTTSRLQIIMEKMLSLPDAPKVPNHDVAAADLLALMRGLIDAAGERGEGESNELLQRTEGAVWGYLRSYAKKPSKTLRT; translated from the coding sequence ATGACCAAAAAGCAAGCCGCTGCCGAAGCTCTAAAGCCAAGAAAGACGCCGCTGCAACAGCGTTCTGCGGAGACCGTCGCTGTCGTCCTGGAAGCCGCTGCTCGCATTCTGGAGCAGCGTGGATTCGACGGTTTCAACACAAATGCCATCGCCGAGTGTGCTGGAGTGAGCATCGGCTCGCTATATCAATATTTCCGCAGCAAGGATGCACTGCTAAGTGGGCTCATTGAGCGCGAAGTCGCTCCGCTACTTGCCGTCGGCGAAGGTCTCGAACAACACTCCACCTTCCGTGCGGCGCTCAAGTCGTATATCGGCGCCTCGATCCGCCATCAGATGAAACGGCCGAAGCTGGCGCGGCTTATTGATGTCGCGGAGAAGCGCGAGGCCTTCAAGAGCCAGGTTTCCGGGACGACCTCGCGTCTGCAGATCATAATGGAGAAAATGCTCTCACTACCCGACGCGCCGAAGGTGCCGAACCATGACGTCGCTGCGGCAGATCTGCTCGCACTGATGCGCGGTCTCATCGACGCGGCAGGCGAACGGGGAGAAGGCGAATCCAACGAATTGCTACAGAGAACCGAAGGCGCTGTCTGGGGATATCTGCGCTCGTATGCGAAGAAACCTTCTAAAACGCTCCGAACATGA
- a CDS encoding darcynin family protein codes for MTSNEKTQHQTHDDLTVFMLVKTMPEWLGMPVAERFTHFNGRMKPILKKYEDEVRCRIFDTEFFSTRVTDVWMWEAKSRHAYEMVVEELRETPLWDRFFSIVEILAGVENAYARNYDRDGVSA; via the coding sequence ATGACTTCCAATGAAAAGACACAGCACCAGACACACGACGACCTTACGGTCTTTATGCTGGTCAAGACCATGCCGGAGTGGCTCGGGATGCCGGTCGCGGAACGCTTCACTCACTTCAACGGACGAATGAAACCAATCCTCAAGAAATACGAAGACGAAGTTCGTTGCCGCATCTTCGACACAGAGTTTTTCTCCACACGCGTCACCGACGTTTGGATGTGGGAAGCGAAATCGCGGCACGCCTACGAGATGGTCGTCGAAGAGTTGCGGGAGACGCCACTATGGGACCGCTTCTTCTCGATCGTCGAGATCCTCGCAGGTGTGGAGAATGCCTACGCACGCAACTATGACCGGGACGGTGTCTCAGCCTGA
- a CDS encoding transposase, with amino-acid sequence MRPRRSRSGDHDPQLGITHAGNAYLRSLLIECSNHILRPHGRDSVLRLWGLRLAARGGKQARSKAVVAVARKLAVMLIISGGPKLRICRYTN; translated from the coding sequence CTGCGACCGCGTCGAAGTCGGTCTGGAGATCATGACCCGCAGCTCGGCATCACCCACGCCGGTAACGCCTATCTCCGAAGTCTGCTGATCGAGTGCTCCAATCACATTCTTCGACCGCACGGACGAGACTCGGTCTTACGACTGTGGGGCCTGCGCCTAGCCGCCCGAGGTGGCAAGCAGGCCAGAAGTAAGGCCGTCGTTGCCGTTGCCCGCAAGCTTGCGGTGATGCTCATCATCTCTGGGGGACCCAAGCTACGTATATGCCGTTATACGAACTAG